The Myxocyprinus asiaticus isolate MX2 ecotype Aquarium Trade chromosome 6, UBuf_Myxa_2, whole genome shotgun sequence region TGGAAGAGAAAACAGTTCCAGTGCAATAGATTTTCCAGTAActgatcttaaaaacattaacctACTATATAAAAAGTAACTagatttaaaagtttatagatgttggcttgacaaagtcttgtcttaaagttcaaaattaaaatttgaatgtttgaatattttacaTGCCCAACAGTCtgagagatgatagatagatagacagatagatactagCATGTTCTAGCATGTAGATAGGTATTACTATCATGTTGCTAACATgctttagcatgtagctaggcgtGGCTATCATgttaggtgttgttagcatgtaaCTTGGCATTACTACCacgttttaacatgtagctaggcatggctagcatgttgttaggtgttgttagcatgtttctaggcattgctagcatgttttaacatgtaccTAAGTGTCGCTAGCATGTAGCTAgccattgctagcatgttttagcatgtatctAGGTATTtctaacatgtagctaggcattgctagcatgtatCTGGATGCTGGTAGTATTTTTAACATATAGCTAGacgttgctaacatgttttagcattttTATAGGCATGTATTAAATGTTTTAGCATTTTGCTAGGCTTTGCAAGCATTCTGGTAGTTCTTTCTAACATGTTTTAGCTAATTTTTCTAGGGTATTCTGGCTAGTTGCTAGGGTatttagggagagagagagacaaaaaataGACAAAGAGATGGAAAGAGAAAAAGATAATGACAATGGAGGAAAAGATTGACTGAAATATAGATTCGATAGGGCAGCATAAGTAGAGACAGAAAGAAATATAGATTCAATAGACCAGCTTAATGCCTTGTGtaagtttgtttacatttgaaattgtgacagaatttgAATAGTCTTGGATCATCTGAACATTCCGACAAAGTAGGTGAATGGGATTTTCCAGTTTTTGATTTACCACGTTGCGGAAACCGTAAAGGCAGGTGCACACCGGATGAGaagtgccacaccgtgtcgtgtcACAGCTAGGACAAGGCACAGATATCAAACACAGGGCCCGTCGATacggttcaggtggcagacagtacacacaaaagttaccaaggtttatCCATTCTTCAAGAATGAATAAGGCTAGAGttaataatctatgtcctttgataatgatttgggtcaaatttaaaagTGTTGCGCTCTGTGGCgtagcagaaatttgagcagcctccggagtcgtagtTGGGCACCACCGACGGATGCAGAGCATGTGTGACCCCCTTAAGTCtgatcatttttaaaagaaatagcaTCTAGAGTCAGACCAGCCTGAAGGTCTTCATCGAGTTTGGTGGCTGTAGCTAGAAAGCTCTAGGAGTTACAGTTGGAAATTTTGTTCTtactcaagccaacataataatgtaaatgcatgtagataattcaaatatttacagGGCAAATTATTTATATAAGGCAATATCAAAGCAAActctacataaaaatatattttgtctgcAACTAAATGAATGCATCATCTAAGCTTGTAACAGGCATTGCAAAACAGTGTCACTTTATGCATAGTCTATTTTTGGCTACAGAAGCAAACTGTACAGAAGCAAGCACAAACCTGTTTTGTGCAATGTTTCTCCGTTATATTGTCCCACGTGGGTTTTTGCTTCCTGTCTTTGAGGCTCACTTATAAGCCACTAGTTAATTACATGTTAGTCTCTACTGATACTTTCCTTTACCTCAAGAGGCAGTGTGTCAAAAAGATGATCCTCCACAAAGAGGAGATTCTTGCGTAGCAGGTGACACTGGCCAAGTTGTAATGGAAGGCAGTCTAAACAGTTTCCTTTCAGTTCAAGCTGTGACAGTTGTATTAACTGCCCAATTGATTCTGGGATGGAGGTGATGCTGTTATGACCCACACATAACACTTTCAGTTTGGTACATTTAAACAGTTGAACAGGAAGAAATTCTACCTTGTTGCCTGTGATAGCAAAATGTTGAAGGTTCTGCAGGTGTCCTACCTCTACTGGTATACTAGAGATGGAATTTTGGCTGAGGTCCAGGTGCCTCAGTTTGGGAAGATAAAAGAGAGCTGGAGGAAGGGTCTCCAGTTTATTGTGACAGATAATCAATGACTCTAGACTCTTCACTAGGCCTATAGATGGTGGAATAGCAATGATCTTGTTGTGCCACAATTTGAGGCAGGACAGTCTCTTTAGGTGCTGAAAGCTAATGACCTCCTCGATGGTCCGGATATGGTTTGTTTTCAAATCCAGTTCTTGCAAGTTAGTCAAGCTGAAAATGGCATGGGGAATCCTCTCCAACTCACAGTTGTGGAGCTCCAAATCAACCAGACTTGTCATCTTCTTGAGACTATTTAGTACCAATAACTTTGTTCCATCATTATGTATCACCAGTTTGATGAGATGTGGTGACAGTTCTGTGAGATTTGTTGGTATTTTGTTGAGATTGCTTTTGAGGTATAATGTTTTTAAGTGTCTTAGATCTCTTAGTGATTCCAAACCAATCATCTTGTTGTGTTCAGAATTTAAGTTTCCAACCAAGTTCAGTTCCCTGAGGCTCCTCAACATGTAGGTCCATGGTGGAATTTCTCCAACATCAGTAAACTTCACGTGAAGGCATCGCAGATAGTCACGGAGAAAAGTGAAAGCTGTTTGTTCAACTTTTGCAGGGCAGTGATACAGATGCAGTTCCTGTAGATTTGTCATTTGAGAAACTTTGGCTGAAATCCTCACCTCAGGTATCAGCTCTAACTTGAGGATTTCCAAATCAGTGAGATCAAATACGGCATTAGGGAGTCCTGAAAGCATGAAGAGGTGAAGCTCTTGCTTGTCTTgagcattgcatgtcacatgctGACGCAATTTTTCAAATGTCCACTCGTGGTTTAGGCTAATTTCTCGTAGTTTGTTCTCACTAACCTCAGAGAGAAATACACCAAATCGTTTGGAGTACAGCTGGTCATATTGGTCTACCATATGCAGAAGAAATGCAAAATCATTCTTTACATCAGGAATATCACTAAAGCTACTTTCCTCTCTGACTTTCTCAAAAGAGTACTCTTTAAGAGGTCTCCTGAAGAGCCAGTAGAGCGTATACAAACACAACAGTCCATAGAGACATATCATAGCCATGAAACTGAAGAGGAGTTTCCTCAACATGAAGGCCATATTGTGTGTGCAAAAGAATTTACTGTACCCAGTCAAATCTTCGATTTTAGGTATTAGGATTTCAGGTTCACATGTATGACCGAACTTGATCATGGAAGCAAAAGTTGATGTATAGCTCAAGATCAAAATGATCTTCACAGCTTTTATCACTGTCTGAGCCACGTAGAGTTTGTAGATGAAGTCACTATCTTCTACATGAGTTCGAAATTTTCGCACTTTCTCAAAAAGAGCCTTGGCCTGTTCTCCATCTTTTTTGTCCAAGATTGTCAAGCTGGGGGCTTCTGCGATGAGCTTTTCAGTAGGAAATTGCACTGTAGGAGTTTCAATTAAAGGAGTAGACTGACTGTTGCTGTCCTCCGATGATACATGCTTCTGGAAAACTGCACTGCCAGTGAACCTCTGCTTGTTTTCCTCGGAATCTTCACAAGCTGTTTCAGACAATGCTTTTGTTGTCCACGGTGATTCAAAGCACCGACCCAAAATGGAaacaaagtgttcaatctttgagCTGGTCTTTGGGTACTTGAACCAAAAATTGCTGCTTACCATCAGCACTATGGTGTGTATAAGTGCAAGGTAAGGGAAGTATTTGTTATACCATGGTAATGCTTCATGGTAACACATTTGGTTGACAAAAACATACTGCTGAAAATCTAGGTTTGTTTTAATTCCTTTGGGCTCAGGTTTAGCATGTTCCACCTTAAAGGGAGAAGGTTGAGTGTTATGAATTTCATGTGCAACACTGTCAGGAAGATCTTTAGTTGTTGAGGGTGATGTGCCCAGAACCGATGTGTAACTTACAAGTGGATTTTGTGTTGTGTCTGAACTTGCGCTCCGTGACTGTATCCTTTCCTCGAGAATGGGAAGGCATGCCACTTGGTCTTTGGTTAACTGCGTAGTCCCAGAAAAGATGGCTAACATCAACATTATTATACCAATATAATCCATGAATACATCCCACCATGGTTTCAGAATGCGGTAGGTTGGCTGGATGTCATTAAGGGAGGCGACTTCAGTAAGACTAAACATCTCTGCAATAAAAAAGTAGTGCAGTCAGTGCATATTAGAGGACtcttccgggttcaaaacaagttaagctcattcaacagcatttgtggctgatTTGTGGCAaaatttgacttgtccctccttttctttaaaaaagaaaaaaaaaatcaaggttacagtgaggcacttacaatggaagtgaattgggccaattttttaaGGGTTTAACCCTTTAACCTCTgagagtgtttttaaagatttcctgtttcagtggcatacacaaaattaaagacTTACAACTCGAGGGGGAAAAAACAAGGAAGGTCAAGTGTTGtaaatcattgtaaagaaaacttttcaatttttttaatgatttagattctgatacattctgagactctcagcctaagaaactgctgaaaaatcacacaaaaaatttaaccaaaatgTTGCTTTACTTCAAAATGTTCTTACTTTTcggattttacattatatatctctgggtgtaaataaacaaataggctggttgtattctaccctttgagagctttccagcaacatatgacacatggctatttgatgagtttttaCCGATTGCAATAATACagtgcaaatttcaaagcacttgttcagttttggtcaaaatgcctgcatacattggaaagtagagcttctaagctttcaagcCACACCGATTTTTGTTGGTCAAGAATGTagttattaaccaaaaaaaattatCGTGTTTCCGCGCCGATCCAAGCTTAAAGGGGCCCATCCGATCTTAAAGGGTTaagtgtgaagcttataattttataaaagcacattaattcttccgttaaaacctgtgtattattttAGTTATAAATATGTCATTACACAGAAAacgaaaatcatgttaacatgcatattgtttacgtcttgaggctatacttttgaaacagtaagtatttaatGTTTAGGGATTGGCttcattcacttttgttgtaagTGTCACACTGTAaagtcaaaattaaatttttgtggtaatcaacatttagccacaaatgctgtcgattgagcttcacttgtactgaacctggaatattcctttaaataagtgCATATTTGAAGATAATTAATCTGGGTTTTATCTCATGTTTTATCTATctagaaataataaataattcaccCATTTCAAAGTCTCAGGTGTTTAATACAATAAATACTTTTTAGTGGTTATTTTATTTGCAGCACCAGAAAAAAATTGAACAAGCAACTAGAAAGCAATTACAAATTATAAGAATATAAACTCAACTGATTTGCGTGAAATGTTCACACAGAAACGTGATGTTACCGACTGTGCAAGACTCGACTAGTACCTGCAGACTACACGTGGCTTCTAGTTACAACATGGAAGATCGCGAGACCATCGCGAGAGTGTGTTAAGTTTTAAATTGCGATGAACTGAAAAGCCTTGCATGTTCGTGTGGCATGAGAAGCATGTGCTACATCTTTTCAAGTCAGGTACGTTTTCTGAGTCTAggttgaaaaacatttttatggtACAAATAGCCTAAACGAGTCTTGAAACTTACCCAGGGGCGTGCGTTGCTTATTAAACAGTGCGTGTGAAATAGCGTCTGAAAACAGGACAGCTGTGTAAATCATTATGTTCATTCGCGTTAACTATTTATGGggtttaaaatatacaaatatagatAGAAGTAAAGAAGGCCATGACTCTGGACTCGGAAGCGATTATAAGAAATAATGAAGTTTCCAGGCTGTTCTAAAATAGTACATTGAAAGTAGGCTAACGATAAATTTAGCTTAAAATAGAAATATTCTCGTTTGTGTAATTCAGTATATTAGTTTTGGATTGACATATGTAGACATGAGTCTTTAACGCACAAACTAAACTCTCATAACCCACCACGCAACCCATGGGAATAATATATTTCTAGGACCTGACGGGTTTAACACGCAATTAATAAGTATCCATAACCCAGATAAATACAGTTAAACGGACTACTTACTGTCTCTTTTGACGTTTTTCACTCGGATAGAAGAGCGTGGGCTGTCTTTATCTTGATTGACATATTGTTATAGACGGTGTATTTGTCAAAAAGTTATCGCTGAGGGTAAAACGCACAACGAAAGTCAAATATAATCGGCACCAAATAAACCTCTTTCAGCATATTATCTCCATGGCACGAAACGCCATAAATGCCAGCAACTGTGCCCACAATCCATAACGATTTGCACACGGCGAGAGCTTTGAAATGTGTAATTCTTTGTTCGACCTGCTCTGACTTGTAGTTCTCCCGTCAGTGACGGAGTTGTTCGTCAACTGCGCATTACATTGGACGATGATGGTGAATCGTCATG contains the following coding sequences:
- the lrrc8da gene encoding volume-regulated anion channel subunit LRRC8D isoform X2 produces the protein MFSLTEVASLNDIQPTYRILKPWWDVFMDYIGIIMLMLAIFSGTTQLTKDQVACLPILEERIQSRSASSDTTQNPLVEHAKPEPKGIKTNLDFQQYVFVNQMCYHEALPWYNKYFPYLALIHTIVLMVSSNFWFKYPKTSSKIEHFVSILGRCFESPWTTKALSETACEDSEENKQRFTGSAVFQKHVSSEDSNSQSTPLIETPTVQFPTEKLIAEAPSLTILDKKDGEQAKALFEKVRKFRTHVEDSDFIYKLYVAQTVIKAVKIILILSYTSTFASMIKFGHTCEPEILIPKIEDLTGYSKFFCTHNMAFMLRKLLFSFMAMICLYGLLCLYTLYWLFRRPLKEYSFEKVREESSFSDIPDVKNDFAFLLHMVDQYDQLYSKRFGVFLSEVSENKLREISLNHEWTFEKLRQHVTCNAQDKQELHLFMLSGLPNAVFDLTDLEILKLELIPEVRISAKVSQMTNLQELHLYHCPAKVEQTAFTFLRDYLRCLHVKFTDVGEIPPWTYMLRSLRELNLVGNLNSEHNKMIGLESLRDLRHLKTLYLKSNLNKIPTNLTELSPHLIKLVIHNDGTKLLVLNSLKKMTSLVDLELHNCELERIPHAIFSLTNLQELDLKTNHIRTIEEVISFQHLKRLSCLKLWHNKIIAIPPSIGLVKSLESLIICHNKLETLPPALFYLPKLRHLDLSQNSISSIPVEVGHLQNLQHFAITGNKVEFLPVQLFKCTKLKVLCVGHNSITSIPESIGQLIQLSQLELKGNCLDCLPLQLGQCHLLRKNLLFVEDHLFDTLPLEVKESISRD
- the lrrc8da gene encoding volume-regulated anion channel subunit LRRC8D isoform X1, which produces MFSLTEVASLNDIQPTYRILKPWWDVFMDYIGIIMLMLAIFSGTTQLTKDQVACLPILEERIQSRSASSDTTQNPLVSYTSVLGTSPSTTKDLPDSVAHEIHNTQPSPFKVEHAKPEPKGIKTNLDFQQYVFVNQMCYHEALPWYNKYFPYLALIHTIVLMVSSNFWFKYPKTSSKIEHFVSILGRCFESPWTTKALSETACEDSEENKQRFTGSAVFQKHVSSEDSNSQSTPLIETPTVQFPTEKLIAEAPSLTILDKKDGEQAKALFEKVRKFRTHVEDSDFIYKLYVAQTVIKAVKIILILSYTSTFASMIKFGHTCEPEILIPKIEDLTGYSKFFCTHNMAFMLRKLLFSFMAMICLYGLLCLYTLYWLFRRPLKEYSFEKVREESSFSDIPDVKNDFAFLLHMVDQYDQLYSKRFGVFLSEVSENKLREISLNHEWTFEKLRQHVTCNAQDKQELHLFMLSGLPNAVFDLTDLEILKLELIPEVRISAKVSQMTNLQELHLYHCPAKVEQTAFTFLRDYLRCLHVKFTDVGEIPPWTYMLRSLRELNLVGNLNSEHNKMIGLESLRDLRHLKTLYLKSNLNKIPTNLTELSPHLIKLVIHNDGTKLLVLNSLKKMTSLVDLELHNCELERIPHAIFSLTNLQELDLKTNHIRTIEEVISFQHLKRLSCLKLWHNKIIAIPPSIGLVKSLESLIICHNKLETLPPALFYLPKLRHLDLSQNSISSIPVEVGHLQNLQHFAITGNKVEFLPVQLFKCTKLKVLCVGHNSITSIPESIGQLIQLSQLELKGNCLDCLPLQLGQCHLLRKNLLFVEDHLFDTLPLEVKESISRD